The following proteins come from a genomic window of Pseudomonas hygromyciniae:
- a CDS encoding gamma-glutamylcyclotransferase yields the protein MTVIESELLQLAYPPRLDLGPQLTHEQLMSSMQATMGLHKGGPVWLFAYGSLIWRPECSATQRLRARVHGYHRGLYLWSHEHRGTPELPGLVFGLDRGGSCSGFAYRLPEDQLEASLYALWQREMPYPSYRPHWLSCRLEDGSQVQALGFVLERHLPSYAGNLPDSVLNQVFASACGRYGTTRDYVEQTVNALRSHAMPDKNLEARLKRCAKGVAAINAPS from the coding sequence ATGACCGTTATTGAATCCGAACTTCTGCAATTGGCTTACCCTCCGCGGCTCGATCTGGGGCCGCAACTCACTCACGAACAATTGATGAGCTCGATGCAGGCCACCATGGGCCTGCACAAGGGTGGGCCGGTCTGGTTGTTTGCCTACGGCTCGCTGATCTGGCGTCCCGAGTGTTCGGCAACCCAACGCCTGCGCGCACGGGTCCACGGTTATCACCGGGGCCTGTACCTGTGGTCCCACGAGCATCGGGGTACGCCGGAGTTGCCGGGGCTGGTGTTTGGTCTGGATCGTGGCGGCTCATGCAGCGGTTTTGCCTATCGCCTGCCGGAGGATCAGCTGGAGGCTTCGCTCTATGCCTTGTGGCAGCGCGAGATGCCTTACCCTTCGTATCGGCCACACTGGCTCAGTTGCCGGCTTGAAGACGGCAGTCAGGTGCAGGCGTTGGGTTTTGTGCTGGAGCGGCACTTGCCCAGCTACGCCGGCAACTTGCCCGACAGCGTGCTGAACCAGGTATTTGCCAGCGCTTGCGGGCGTTACGGCACTACTCGCGATTATGTCGAGCAGACTGTCAACGCCCTGCGTAGCCACGCCATGCCAGACAAGAATCTGGAGGCGCGGCTCAAGCGATGTGCCAAAGGCGTCGCGGCGATTAACGCGCCGAGCTGA
- a CDS encoding NADPH:quinone oxidoreductase family protein produces MKAVLCKAFGPAETLVLEDVASPAIKKNEILLDVHAAGVNFPDTLIIEGKYQFKPPFPFSPGGEAAGVVSEVGEKVSHLKVGDRVMALTGWGSFAEQVAVPGYNVLPIPPSMDFNTAAAFSMTYGTSMHALKQRGHLAAGETLLVLGASGGVGLAAVEIGKAMGARVIAAASSADKLAIAKAAGADELINYSESNLKDEIKRLTDGNGADVIYDPVGGDLFDQAIRAIAWNGRLLVVGFASGRIPELPVNLALLKGAAVVGVFWGSFAQRQPQDNAANFQQLFSWYAEGKLKPLVSQVYPLDNAAQAINDLGQRKAVGKVVVQVRQ; encoded by the coding sequence ATGAAAGCTGTGCTGTGCAAAGCCTTCGGCCCTGCCGAAACCCTGGTGTTGGAAGACGTCGCCAGCCCCGCGATCAAGAAGAACGAGATCCTGCTGGATGTGCATGCCGCAGGGGTGAATTTCCCGGACACGCTGATCATCGAGGGCAAGTATCAGTTCAAGCCGCCCTTCCCGTTCTCGCCGGGTGGCGAAGCGGCGGGCGTGGTCAGCGAAGTCGGGGAAAAGGTCAGCCACCTCAAGGTCGGTGACCGGGTCATGGCGTTGACCGGCTGGGGCAGCTTTGCCGAACAGGTCGCGGTACCGGGCTATAACGTACTGCCGATCCCGCCGAGCATGGACTTCAACACCGCCGCCGCCTTCAGCATGACCTACGGCACCTCGATGCATGCGCTCAAGCAGCGTGGCCACCTGGCGGCCGGCGAGACCCTGCTGGTGCTGGGCGCGTCCGGTGGCGTGGGCCTGGCCGCCGTGGAAATCGGCAAGGCCATGGGCGCCCGGGTGATCGCTGCCGCCAGCAGCGCCGACAAGTTGGCCATAGCCAAGGCCGCAGGTGCCGATGAGCTGATCAACTACAGCGAAAGCAACCTCAAGGATGAAATCAAACGCCTGACCGATGGCAACGGTGCCGACGTGATCTACGACCCGGTGGGCGGCGATCTGTTTGACCAGGCCATCCGCGCCATCGCCTGGAACGGCCGCCTGCTGGTGGTGGGCTTTGCCAGCGGGCGTATTCCTGAGCTGCCAGTAAACCTGGCGCTGCTCAAGGGCGCGGCGGTGGTTGGGGTGTTCTGGGGCTCGTTCGCCCAGCGCCAGCCGCAGGATAATGCGGCGAATTTCCAGCAACTGTTCAGTTGGTATGCCGAGGGCAAGTTGAAGCCGTTGGTGTCGCAAGTGTATCCGCTGGACAACGCCGCACAGGCGATCAACGACCTGGGGCAACGCAAGGCCGTGGGCAAGGTGGTCGTCCAGGTCCGCCAGTGA
- the glpT gene encoding glycerol-3-phosphate transporter yields MFAFFRPAPHQAPLPEEKIDSTYRRLRWQIFAGIFFGYAGYYLLRKNFSLAMPYLIDEGYTRGQLGLAMSAIAIAYGLSKFLMGLVSDRSNPRYFLPFGLLVSAGVMFIFGFAPWATSSVTMMFILLFINGWAQGMGWPPSGRTMVHWWSQKERGGVVSVWNVAHNVGGGLIGPLFLLGMAWFNDWHAAFYVPATVALLVAAFAFITMRDTPQSVGLPPIEKYKNDYPEGYDDSHEDEFSAKEIFVKYVLRNKMLWYIAFANVFVYLLRYGVLDWAPTYLKEAKHFTVDKSSWAYFFYEWAGIPGTLLCGWMSDKIFRGNRGLTGIVFMALVTVATLVYWLNPPGNPMVDMIALFSIGFLIYGPVMLIGLQALELAPKKAAGTAAGFTGLFGYLGGSVAASAAMGYTVDHFGWDGGFVLLIGACLLAIAFLIPTLWHTNSVSSAR; encoded by the coding sequence ATGTTTGCTTTCTTTCGTCCTGCCCCTCATCAGGCACCCCTGCCTGAAGAAAAAATCGACAGTACCTACCGACGACTGCGCTGGCAGATCTTCGCCGGTATTTTCTTTGGCTACGCGGGTTACTACCTGCTGCGCAAGAACTTCTCCCTGGCCATGCCATACCTGATCGACGAGGGTTACACCCGTGGTCAGCTGGGCCTGGCCATGTCGGCGATCGCCATTGCCTATGGCCTGTCCAAGTTCCTCATGGGCCTGGTGTCCGACCGCTCCAACCCGCGCTACTTCCTGCCTTTTGGCTTGCTGGTGTCGGCGGGGGTGATGTTCATTTTCGGTTTCGCGCCTTGGGCCACCTCCAGCGTGACCATGATGTTCATTTTGCTGTTCATCAACGGCTGGGCCCAGGGCATGGGCTGGCCGCCGAGCGGACGGACCATGGTGCACTGGTGGTCGCAGAAAGAGCGCGGCGGCGTGGTGTCGGTGTGGAACGTGGCGCATAACGTCGGCGGCGGCTTGATCGGCCCGCTGTTCCTGCTGGGCATGGCCTGGTTCAACGACTGGCACGCCGCGTTCTATGTGCCGGCCACCGTGGCCCTGTTGGTGGCGGCCTTTGCCTTCATCACCATGCGCGACACCCCGCAGTCGGTGGGCCTGCCGCCTATCGAGAAGTACAAGAACGACTACCCGGAAGGTTACGACGACAGCCACGAAGACGAATTCAGCGCCAAGGAAATCTTCGTCAAGTACGTGCTGCGCAACAAAATGCTCTGGTACATCGCCTTCGCCAACGTGTTCGTCTACCTGCTGCGCTACGGCGTGCTGGACTGGGCACCGACCTACCTCAAGGAAGCCAAGCACTTCACGGTCGACAAGTCGTCCTGGGCGTACTTTTTCTATGAGTGGGCAGGGATTCCGGGCACGCTGCTGTGCGGCTGGATGTCGGACAAGATCTTCCGTGGCAACCGTGGCCTGACCGGCATTGTGTTCATGGCATTGGTGACCGTGGCGACCCTGGTGTACTGGCTCAACCCGCCGGGCAACCCGATGGTCGACATGATCGCGCTGTTCTCCATTGGCTTCCTGATCTACGGCCCGGTGATGCTGATCGGCCTGCAGGCGCTGGAGTTGGCGCCGAAGAAAGCCGCCGGTACGGCCGCAGGTTTTACCGGCCTGTTCGGTTACCTGGGCGGTTCGGTAGCGGCCAGTGCGGCCATGGGCTACACCGTGGACCACTTCGGCTGGGATGGCGGCTTTGTGCTGCTGATCGGCGCGTGCCTGTTGGCTATCGCGTTCCTGATTCCTACGCTGTGGCACACCAATAGCGTCAGCTCGGCGCGTTAA
- a CDS encoding ABC transporter permease, giving the protein MHKFAHILRLGFKELTSLRHDSVLLLFLFYAFTVAIYMPAAGSVIGVHNASVAFVDEDHGQLSRQLAEALQPPEFQPAVPLAYDQLDKVMDSGQYTFVINVPANFQADLLAGRQPSVQVNVDATAMSQAFMGAGYIGRIFQRELLTYSGQSDASQLPPATLTTRALFNTNLEGGWFLAVIQIVNNITILAIVLTGTALLREREHGTLDHLLVLPLTALEIMLAKIWSNMLVVVLCTWLSLEVVVKGMLGVPLAGSLSLFLLVTALYLFASTALGIFLATLARSTPQFGLLAIPVIIPMLLLSGGSTPLDSMPEWLQWVMQGSPSTHFVSLSAAILFRDAGVSVVWPDLLALATIGLLFFAVALARFRKSLAS; this is encoded by the coding sequence ATGCACAAGTTCGCCCATATCCTGCGTCTAGGGTTCAAAGAGCTCACCAGCCTGCGCCACGACAGTGTGTTGCTGTTGTTTCTGTTCTACGCCTTCACCGTCGCCATCTATATGCCAGCGGCCGGCTCGGTGATTGGCGTACACAACGCCAGCGTAGCCTTTGTCGATGAAGACCACGGCCAACTGTCGCGCCAGTTGGCCGAAGCCTTGCAGCCACCGGAGTTCCAGCCCGCCGTGCCACTGGCCTACGACCAGCTGGACAAGGTCATGGACAGCGGCCAGTACACCTTCGTGATCAACGTGCCAGCCAATTTCCAGGCGGACCTGTTGGCCGGGCGCCAGCCGAGCGTACAGGTCAACGTGGATGCCACGGCGATGAGCCAGGCCTTTATGGGCGCGGGTTATATCGGGCGGATTTTCCAGCGCGAACTGCTGACCTACAGTGGCCAGTCTGACGCCAGCCAGCTCCCGCCGGCGACCCTCACCACCCGGGCATTGTTCAACACCAACCTGGAAGGTGGCTGGTTCCTGGCGGTGATCCAGATCGTCAACAACATCACCATCCTCGCCATCGTCCTGACCGGCACCGCGCTGCTGCGCGAGCGCGAACACGGCACCCTCGACCATCTGCTGGTGCTACCGCTGACAGCGCTGGAGATCATGCTGGCGAAAATCTGGAGCAACATGCTGGTGGTGGTGCTGTGCACCTGGCTGTCGCTGGAAGTGGTGGTCAAGGGCATGCTCGGCGTGCCGCTGGCCGGGTCGTTGAGCCTGTTCCTGCTGGTGACGGCACTCTACCTGTTTGCCAGCACCGCCCTGGGCATCTTCCTGGCCACCCTCGCCCGCTCGACGCCGCAATTCGGTTTGCTGGCAATCCCGGTGATCATTCCGATGCTGCTTTTGTCAGGCGGCAGTACGCCGCTGGACAGCATGCCCGAATGGTTGCAATGGGTGATGCAGGGCTCGCCGTCGACGCACTTTGTGAGCTTGAGTGCGGCGATTCTGTTCCGCGATGCGGGAGTAAGCGTGGTGTGGCCGGACTTGCTGGCGCTGGCGACCATTGGGCTGTTGTTTTTTGCGGTGGCCTTGGCCAGGTTCAGGAAAAGCCTGGCGTCTTGA
- a CDS encoding flagellar basal body-associated protein FliL, giving the protein MKAWILLMLALTLPMAAHAEEAKEGEAPKVSYYSLTPPFVGNYALDGGPKLRVYKADVALRVTGPEAAAAIKANEPLIRNQLVALFTQQTVESMGSVEGKEKLRQEALKQTQQVMNDETGKPVVEDLLFNNLIIQ; this is encoded by the coding sequence GTGAAAGCGTGGATCCTGTTGATGCTGGCCCTGACGTTGCCGATGGCAGCCCATGCCGAAGAAGCCAAGGAAGGCGAAGCGCCGAAGGTCAGCTATTACAGCCTGACGCCGCCTTTTGTGGGCAACTACGCCTTGGATGGCGGCCCGAAACTGCGGGTGTACAAGGCCGATGTGGCCCTGCGCGTGACCGGCCCGGAAGCGGCGGCGGCGATCAAGGCCAATGAACCGTTGATTCGCAACCAACTGGTGGCATTGTTTACCCAGCAGACTGTCGAGAGCATGGGCAGTGTCGAAGGCAAAGAGAAGTTGCGCCAGGAAGCGTTGAAGCAGACCCAACAAGTGATGAACGACGAAACCGGCAAGCCGGTGGTCGAGGACCTGTTGTTCAACAACTTGATCATCCAGTAA
- a CDS encoding sn-glycerol-3-phosphate transporter: MKNRLSGLLLLAQATTALAAEAPANDDKGFWYAQTSVYTRHFAPDPEHNNNQDLIGLERNDASGWVYGGATFRNSFRQRSYYAYAGKRYDMSDYPVYLKLTGGAIQGYRGKYRDKIPLNRYGVAPVIIPSVGAHYGPIAAEFVLLGFNAAMVTTGVRF; the protein is encoded by the coding sequence ATGAAAAACCGACTTTCCGGCCTGCTGCTCCTGGCGCAGGCCACCACCGCCCTGGCCGCCGAAGCGCCGGCCAACGACGACAAAGGCTTCTGGTACGCCCAGACCAGCGTCTATACCCGGCACTTTGCGCCGGATCCCGAGCACAACAACAATCAGGACCTGATCGGCCTGGAGCGTAATGACGCTTCGGGGTGGGTGTATGGCGGTGCGACCTTTCGCAACTCGTTTCGCCAGCGCTCGTACTACGCGTACGCAGGCAAACGCTACGACATGAGCGACTATCCGGTGTATTTGAAGCTGACCGGCGGGGCGATCCAGGGCTATCGCGGCAAATACCGCGACAAGATCCCGCTGAACCGCTACGGCGTGGCGCCGGTGATCATTCCGTCGGTGGGAGCCCACTATGGGCCGATAGCGGCGGAATTCGTATTGCTGGGGTTCAATGCGGCGATGGTGACCACAGGCGTGCGGTTCTGA
- a CDS encoding TonB-dependent receptor plug domain-containing protein: MGSYNKHALYTAILSANLLAAVGFNPVIAAEAATAETPKLDTVIVTGTRAQERTASASLSPIDVISGESLRSTGSDELGAVLARLIPSINFPRPSLVDGAELVRPAQLRGLSPDQVLVLVNGKRRHTSAFVNLGGAVGRGSAPADLNAIPLSAVDHIEVLRDGASARYGSDAIAGVINVILKQTDHGGSVSSKFGQYKKGDGIQRNISGNTGLAVGENGFINLSAEGADNDYTNRAGHDYRPASIGSTTYGQRVFRQGEPSTNEGKLWLNAGYAFNDAAEFYTFGGYSKRRGETAAFYRASNASNNLPALNPNGYLPLIRGSLEDTSLVAGLRGQLAYDWHYDLSANYGKNQYELRTATINTSLGLATPRKFDNGTLSNEQKQLSLDLSREFDLGWLPYPVSVAFGGEYLHQGYEIEAGEPASYYQTGSSGLGGFRDADAGSTSRHNWAQYLDLETNFTEQLGVSAAVRHEDYSDFGSSVSGSLSARYDFTPQVALRGSISNGFRAPSLAQQNFAYTSSQLIGNTIQEAGTFPANSQVARLLGAEDLKAEKSRNYSLGLVLEPADNLTVTVDVYRIDIRDRISLSSNLALNAATRAYLQANGVGNIDYTTARYFTNATDTSTDGVDLVANYRYQLDNGIRWNSTVGYNYNHTKVTDVKANPAILDSLGANLVRVDRRERIGLLGDTTPQHKLSLGNDFTFGNWALHSNLVRYGEFTSYQADKVNDQTFKAAWVLDLSADYKLHNWTFTVGGDNVTDKYPEKLNAYASSGGNLAYSTFSPYGYSGAFYYGKVAYNW; this comes from the coding sequence ATGGGGAGCTACAACAAGCACGCGCTGTACACGGCGATTTTGTCAGCCAATTTGCTGGCCGCCGTGGGATTCAATCCAGTGATCGCCGCTGAAGCGGCGACGGCCGAAACGCCAAAACTCGACACCGTGATCGTCACCGGTACCCGCGCCCAAGAGCGCACGGCCAGCGCGTCACTCTCACCTATCGATGTGATTTCCGGCGAAAGCCTGCGCAGCACCGGTTCCGATGAACTGGGCGCGGTACTGGCGCGGCTGATTCCTTCTATCAACTTCCCCCGCCCTAGCCTGGTGGACGGCGCCGAACTGGTGCGCCCCGCACAACTGCGTGGCCTGTCGCCGGATCAAGTGCTGGTACTGGTCAATGGCAAGCGGCGCCACACCAGCGCCTTCGTCAACCTGGGCGGGGCGGTTGGCCGCGGTTCGGCCCCGGCGGATTTGAATGCCATCCCGCTGTCGGCGGTCGACCATATCGAAGTGCTGCGCGATGGCGCGTCGGCTCGCTACGGGTCCGATGCGATTGCCGGGGTGATCAACGTGATCCTCAAGCAGACCGACCACGGTGGTTCGGTTTCCAGCAAGTTCGGCCAGTACAAGAAAGGTGACGGGATCCAGCGCAATATCAGCGGCAACACCGGCCTGGCCGTGGGCGAGAATGGATTTATCAACCTGTCGGCCGAAGGTGCCGACAATGACTACACCAATCGCGCCGGCCACGATTACCGCCCGGCCAGCATCGGCTCCACCACTTACGGCCAGCGGGTGTTCCGCCAGGGCGAACCCTCGACCAACGAGGGCAAGCTGTGGTTGAACGCCGGTTACGCCTTCAACGATGCCGCTGAGTTCTACACTTTTGGCGGCTACAGCAAGCGGCGCGGCGAGACGGCGGCGTTCTATCGGGCGAGCAACGCGTCCAACAACCTTCCGGCGCTCAACCCCAATGGCTACCTGCCGCTGATCCGTGGCAGCCTCGAAGACACCTCGCTGGTGGCCGGCCTGCGTGGGCAGTTGGCGTATGACTGGCACTACGACCTGTCGGCCAACTACGGCAAGAACCAATACGAACTGCGCACCGCAACCATCAACACCTCCCTGGGCCTGGCGACGCCACGCAAATTCGACAACGGCACCCTGAGCAACGAGCAGAAGCAGCTCAGCCTGGACCTGTCCCGTGAGTTTGACCTGGGCTGGTTGCCGTACCCGGTCTCGGTGGCATTCGGCGGCGAATACCTGCACCAGGGCTATGAGATTGAAGCCGGTGAGCCGGCGTCCTACTACCAGACCGGCAGTTCAGGCCTCGGCGGTTTCCGCGATGCCGACGCCGGCAGCACCTCGCGCCACAACTGGGCGCAGTACCTGGACCTGGAAACCAATTTCACCGAACAACTCGGGGTGTCGGCGGCGGTGCGACATGAGGACTACAGCGACTTTGGCTCCAGCGTCAGCGGCTCGTTGTCGGCGCGCTATGATTTCACCCCGCAAGTGGCCCTGCGCGGTAGCATTTCCAATGGCTTCCGTGCGCCGTCCCTGGCCCAGCAGAACTTTGCCTACACCTCGTCGCAGTTGATCGGCAACACCATCCAGGAAGCCGGCACCTTCCCGGCCAACAGTCAGGTGGCGCGCTTGCTCGGCGCCGAAGACCTCAAGGCCGAGAAGTCGCGCAACTACAGTCTGGGCCTGGTGCTGGAGCCTGCGGACAACCTGACAGTGACGGTCGACGTCTACCGTATTGATATTCGCGACCGCATCAGCCTGTCGTCCAACCTGGCCCTTAACGCGGCGACGCGCGCCTATCTGCAGGCCAACGGTGTCGGCAACATCGACTACACCACCGCCCGCTACTTCACCAATGCTACCGATACCAGCACCGACGGCGTCGACCTGGTGGCTAACTATCGTTACCAGCTGGACAACGGCATCCGCTGGAACAGCACCGTGGGCTACAACTACAACCACACCAAGGTCACGGACGTGAAGGCCAACCCGGCCATTCTCGATAGCCTGGGGGCCAATCTGGTGCGGGTCGACCGGCGCGAGCGCATCGGTTTGCTGGGCGACACCACGCCCCAACACAAGCTGAGCCTGGGCAACGATTTCACCTTCGGCAACTGGGCGCTGCACAGCAATCTGGTGCGCTATGGCGAGTTCACCAGCTACCAGGCAGACAAGGTCAACGACCAGACCTTCAAGGCTGCCTGGGTGCTGGACCTGTCGGCTGACTACAAATTGCACAACTGGACCTTCACCGTGGGCGGCGACAACGTCACCGACAAGTACCCGGAAAAGCTCAATGCCTACGCCAGCAGTGGCGGCAACCTGGCCTATAGCACTTTTTCGCCTTACGGTTACAGCGGCGCGTTCTATTACGGTAAAGTCGCCTATAACTGGTAG
- the rbbA gene encoding ribosome-associated ATPase/putative transporter RbbA, which translates to MNGLALHATGINHRYGKQQALIDIAFSLPAGTRCGLIGPDGAGKSSLLGLIAGVKKLQAGDLQVLGGSIEDRRHRNSLYPLIAFMPQGLGGNLYPELSISENIRFFATLFGLSKTDCDQRMHNLLLATDLARFADRPAGKLSGGMKQKLGLCCALIHDPDLLILDEPTTGVDPLSRRRFWELVETVRSERPQLTLLVATAYMEEAEQFEHCLMLDRGKLIADGLSRELAAVTPSGKLDEAFTHFQGDSAHNNQPLVIPPRASDNTDIAIEAHDLTLRFGDFTAVNKVSFAIGRGEIFGFLGSNGCGKTTTMKVLTGLMPASEGSATLLGNPVNAKDLATRKRVGFMSQSFSLYGELSVRQNLVLHAQLFDLPKADSGPRIEELIQRFDLGSVAEQPSGELPLGLRQRLSLAVAVLHRPEVLILDEPTSGVDPAARDDFWRLLVELSREQGVTIFLSTHFMNEAQRCDRISLMHAGKVLACDTPDALQQQFHGETLEAAFVTCLEQAQETQEAATPSATVSTPTTPPVSKRGFSLTRLLAVASREGKELLRDKVRMAFALLGAIFMMVIFGYGISLDVEKLAFAVYDQDQTPQSRAYLEAFRSSRYFAEQPPITDSAELHRRLQRSEIKLALEIPPGFGRDLYAGRQPAVAAWLDGGMPFRAETSRNYVEAVHQANLQQLVELNSTPLSQPPAAKLETRFRYNQDVVSVNAIGPGVMALILAFIPAMLTALGIVREKELGSITNFYATPLTRLEFLLGKQAPYLVISLINLALLVAMNRWLFGVPFKGSALTLAFGGLLYVLATTSMGLLISAFTRTQIAAILGTMIITSLPTIQFSGLIVPRSSLEGAAALMGMLFPAGYFLDVAVGTFTKALDLRQLWPQCLALFGFFLGFTGLSLIMLKKQEA; encoded by the coding sequence ATGAACGGCCTGGCGCTGCACGCCACGGGTATCAACCACCGCTACGGCAAGCAACAGGCACTGATCGACATCGCCTTCAGCCTGCCGGCCGGCACCCGCTGCGGGCTGATCGGCCCGGATGGCGCGGGCAAGTCGAGCCTGCTGGGCTTGATCGCCGGGGTTAAAAAGCTACAGGCCGGTGACTTGCAAGTGCTGGGCGGCTCCATCGAAGACCGCCGCCACCGGAACAGCCTGTACCCGTTGATCGCCTTTATGCCCCAAGGCCTGGGCGGCAACCTGTACCCCGAGCTGTCTATCAGCGAGAACATCCGCTTTTTCGCCACCCTGTTTGGCCTGTCCAAAACCGACTGCGACCAGCGCATGCACAACCTGCTGCTGGCAACCGACCTGGCGCGTTTCGCCGATCGCCCGGCGGGCAAACTGTCGGGCGGGATGAAGCAAAAGCTGGGGCTGTGCTGCGCGCTGATCCACGATCCGGACCTGCTGATCCTCGATGAGCCCACCACCGGCGTCGACCCCTTGTCACGCCGGCGCTTCTGGGAACTGGTGGAAACCGTACGCAGTGAGCGCCCGCAACTGACGCTGCTGGTGGCCACGGCCTACATGGAAGAAGCCGAGCAGTTCGAGCACTGCCTGATGCTTGACCGCGGCAAGCTGATCGCCGACGGTCTGAGCCGCGAACTGGCGGCTGTCACGCCCAGTGGCAAGCTGGATGAGGCCTTTACCCATTTCCAGGGCGACAGCGCGCATAACAACCAGCCGTTGGTGATCCCACCTCGGGCGAGCGACAACACCGATATCGCCATCGAAGCCCACGACCTGACCCTGCGTTTTGGCGACTTTACGGCGGTGAACAAGGTCAGCTTCGCCATTGGCCGTGGTGAGATCTTTGGCTTCCTTGGCTCCAACGGCTGCGGCAAGACCACCACCATGAAAGTCCTCACCGGGCTGATGCCGGCCAGCGAAGGCAGTGCCACGCTGCTGGGCAACCCGGTGAACGCCAAGGACCTGGCGACCCGCAAGCGCGTGGGCTTCATGTCCCAGAGCTTCTCGTTGTACGGCGAACTCAGCGTGCGCCAGAACCTGGTGCTGCACGCACAACTGTTCGACTTGCCCAAAGCCGACAGCGGCCCGCGCATCGAAGAATTGATCCAGCGTTTTGACCTGGGCAGCGTTGCCGAGCAACCCTCCGGCGAGTTGCCCCTGGGTTTGCGCCAGCGCCTGTCCCTGGCCGTGGCGGTGCTGCATCGCCCGGAAGTGCTGATCCTCGACGAACCCACCTCCGGTGTGGACCCCGCCGCACGCGACGATTTCTGGCGCTTGCTGGTGGAGCTGTCCCGCGAGCAAGGGGTGACGATTTTCCTCTCCACCCACTTTATGAACGAAGCCCAGCGCTGCGACCGCATTTCGTTGATGCACGCCGGCAAAGTATTGGCCTGCGACACACCGGACGCGCTGCAACAGCAGTTCCACGGCGAGACCCTGGAAGCCGCGTTCGTCACCTGTCTGGAGCAAGCCCAGGAAACCCAGGAAGCCGCCACGCCCAGCGCGACCGTCAGCACGCCAACCACGCCACCCGTCAGCAAACGCGGCTTCAGCCTGACGCGCCTGCTGGCAGTAGCCAGCCGTGAAGGCAAGGAACTGCTGCGCGACAAAGTGCGCATGGCCTTTGCCCTGCTCGGGGCGATTTTCATGATGGTGATCTTCGGCTACGGCATTTCCCTGGACGTGGAAAAACTTGCCTTCGCCGTGTACGACCAGGACCAGACGCCACAAAGCCGCGCCTACCTGGAAGCCTTCCGCAGTTCGCGCTACTTCGCCGAACAGCCGCCAATCACCGATTCGGCTGAGCTGCACCGACGCCTGCAGCGCTCGGAAATCAAACTGGCCCTGGAAATTCCACCCGGGTTTGGCCGCGATCTGTACGCCGGACGCCAACCGGCGGTGGCCGCCTGGCTCGATGGCGGCATGCCGTTTCGCGCCGAGACCAGCCGCAATTATGTAGAAGCCGTGCACCAGGCCAATCTCCAGCAATTGGTCGAACTCAACAGCACACCGCTGTCCCAGCCGCCTGCGGCCAAACTGGAAACGCGCTTTCGCTACAACCAGGACGTGGTCAGCGTCAATGCCATCGGCCCCGGCGTGATGGCGCTGATCCTGGCCTTTATCCCGGCAATGCTCACTGCCCTGGGCATCGTGCGTGAGAAGGAGCTGGGTTCGATTACCAACTTCTACGCCACGCCGCTGACCCGCCTGGAATTCCTCCTCGGCAAACAGGCGCCATATCTGGTCATCAGCCTGATCAACCTGGCCTTGCTGGTGGCGATGAATCGCTGGCTGTTCGGCGTGCCATTCAAGGGCAGCGCTCTGACCCTGGCCTTTGGCGGCCTGCTTTACGTGCTGGCGACCACCAGCATGGGCCTTCTGATTTCCGCGTTCACCCGCACCCAGATCGCCGCGATCCTCGGCACCATGATCATCACCAGCCTGCCAACCATCCAATTCTCCGGGCTGATCGTGCCGCGCTCGTCCCTGGAAGGGGCAGCCGCGCTGATGGGCATGCTGTTTCCTGCCGGTTATTTCCTGGATGTGGCCGTCGGCACCTTTACCAAAGCCCTGGACTTGCGCCAATTGTGGCCTCAGTGCCTGGCGCTGTTCGGGTTTTTCCTGGGATTCACCGGGCTGAGCCTGATCATGCTCAAGAAGCAGGAGGCCTGA